The sequence AATCATACAAGCGATCAGCATGAATGGTTCAAGAAGTCATGTGAATCGCGGGACAATGAATTTTCAGATTTTTACATTTGGAAAGACCCTAAGGTAGATGGAAGTGCGCCTACGAATTGGGGCTCGACTTTTGGCGGTCCCGCTTGGGAGTATGCCGAGAGCCGCGGACAATATTATCTGCATCTGTTTGCTAAAGAACAGCCGGATTTGAACTGGGAGAATCCCAAGGTTCGTGAAGCGATTTATGATCTGATGAAATTCTGGTTCGAGACGGGAATCGACGGTTTCCGGATGGATGTCATCAGCTTGATTAGTAAACGTCAGGATTGGCCGGATGCAGCAGATGACGCGATCTACACCAAATCGTATTATATCGGTGCTTCGAATGGACCGCGCGTTCACGAATTTCTCCATGAAATGAATCAAGAGGTATTAAGCAAATATAATATTATGACCGTGGGCGAGACAGCAAATACAAATAGTGACCAAGCGATATTATATACAGATCCAGAGCGGAAAGAATTAAACATGGTCTTCCATTTCGATCACATGCACCTGGACTACGGACCCTATGGAAAGTTCTCAGACATCCGTTTTAAGCTGAGCGATTTACGGGACGTTATGACAGAGTGGCAGGACAAACTGGAAGGCAGGGGGTGGAACTCGCTTTATTGGAGCAATCATGATCAGCCGCGTGCGGTTACCCGCTTTGGGAATGACAAGGAGTACCGGGTAGAATCCGCAAAAATGTTAGGAACCCTCCTTCATATGATGAAAGGCACGCCTTATATTTACCAAGGAGAAGAGCTGGGAATGCGCAATGTCCGCTTTGCTTCTTTTGACCAGTATAAGGATATTGAAACCTATGGTGTGAAGAGAGAATTTGAGGCGAAGGGACTTCCGGAAGCGTACATCAAAGAGTCCATTTTCTTGAAATCCCGTGATAATGCGCGCACACCGATGCCGTGGAATGGAAGAGAACCGTATGGATTTACAAGCGGAACACCGTGGATTGATTTCAGCCCGGATAATGCTTGGATCAATGTGGAAGATTGCTTGGCCGATCCAAACTCGGTGTACTACCATTACAAAGAATTGATTCGTCTTCGGAAAGAGCTGCCGGTCGTGGTTGACGGAGTTTATGAACTGATCCATCCGGGCGATTCCGCTGTCTACGGGTATACGCGTACCCTGGCAGGGCAGAAATTAGTAGTCGTCTGCTCCTTCTCCGAGAGTAAAGTTAATTATAGGTTACCTCAAGAGCTGAAAGATTCGTCCGGTAAATTGTTATTATCCAATTATCCGGATACCAAGAAAGAGCTGGACAACTTGGAGCTTCGACCGTATGAAGCTGTAATTTATTTTATTGAAGAATAAAGAACGGATTGGACTAGTAGAGAATCTCCTCTTGCTAGTCTTTTTTGCAGTATACTGTTTTTTGTAAATGATGATACTTAGTAATATTACATAACGAGGAGCAGCTATATGGATTTTGACTTGCGTGTAAAGATACATTATGACGGTTTGACCGATTCTGAAAAAGAAATGGTAAGATTCATAACCAATCGGCCCCAAGATGTCATTGACATGAATATCGTCGAATTAGGCGAGGCGTTGCTTAGTTCGAAAAGCTCGGTGCTTCGTTTGGCAAAAAAGCTGGGGTATCATGGATTTTCAGAATTAAAGTATGCTCTCCGGTCGGACATGACCCTGACATCACTTGAACCCAGTGATTTGACTCTGTTATTAAAACAGGATTTGGACCGGATTTTTCGGTATGTGGAGCAAACGAATTTTCAGCCCTTTCTGGAGAAGCTGAAAGCTGCACGCATGGTCTTTTTATACGCCACCGGCTTCTCACAGAATAATTTCACAAAGGAATTTTCTAAGGATTTAATGATTGCGAATCGACAAAATATAATGATTTCAGGCGAGACAAATTTGGCGATTAACAGCTCTCTTATAACGGAAGAGGATTTGGTAATATTCACTTCGTTCAGCGGCGAAACCAAAATGATAAAAGATGTCGTTCGGGCGTTAAAAATAAAAAACGTAACGATCGCAGCCATTACGAAATTCGGAAGTAATTTTTTGGTTGAGCATGCCGACTATGCATTCTTTTTTGAAGCAACTCCATTGCCAAGTTATCAAAAGCAAGTCGTTCATTCGTTGATTGGGCTAGAAGTGATACTGGATGTCATTGCGCG is a genomic window of Paenibacillus durus ATCC 35681 containing:
- a CDS encoding glycoside hydrolase family 13 protein, which encodes MMQEKDWWKKGVVYQVYPQSFRDTTGSGIGDLNGIIEKLPYLADLGISVIWLNPIYQSPLVDNGYDIADYYEINPEYGTMDDFKRLLDQAHLLDIKIIMDLVVNHTSDQHEWFKKSCESRDNEFSDFYIWKDPKVDGSAPTNWGSTFGGPAWEYAESRGQYYLHLFAKEQPDLNWENPKVREAIYDLMKFWFETGIDGFRMDVISLISKRQDWPDAADDAIYTKSYYIGASNGPRVHEFLHEMNQEVLSKYNIMTVGETANTNSDQAILYTDPERKELNMVFHFDHMHLDYGPYGKFSDIRFKLSDLRDVMTEWQDKLEGRGWNSLYWSNHDQPRAVTRFGNDKEYRVESAKMLGTLLHMMKGTPYIYQGEELGMRNVRFASFDQYKDIETYGVKREFEAKGLPEAYIKESIFLKSRDNARTPMPWNGREPYGFTSGTPWIDFSPDNAWINVEDCLADPNSVYYHYKELIRLRKELPVVVDGVYELIHPGDSAVYGYTRTLAGQKLVVVCSFSESKVNYRLPQELKDSSGKLLLSNYPDTKKELDNLELRPYEAVIYFIEE
- a CDS encoding MurR/RpiR family transcriptional regulator, which encodes MDFDLRVKIHYDGLTDSEKEMVRFITNRPQDVIDMNIVELGEALLSSKSSVLRLAKKLGYHGFSELKYALRSDMTLTSLEPSDLTLLLKQDLDRIFRYVEQTNFQPFLEKLKAARMVFLYATGFSQNNFTKEFSKDLMIANRQNIMISGETNLAINSSLITEEDLVIFTSFSGETKMIKDVVRALKIKNVTIAAITKFGSNFLVEHADYAFFFEATPLPSYQKQVVHSLIGLEVILDVIARKYREFVLFDE